A single region of the Novosphingobium sp. SL115 genome encodes:
- a CDS encoding arsenate reductase, whose product MLTVYGIPNCDTVKRTRVWLDANRIEYTFHDYKKLGADASKLAGWIEKAGLDKVLNKAGTTFRKLPDQAKANLDTTSAIALMVAQPSLIKRPIGEHDGGLLVGFNEPAWSAALLGG is encoded by the coding sequence ATGCTGACAGTTTATGGAATACCCAATTGCGATACGGTCAAGCGCACGCGCGTTTGGCTGGATGCCAACAGGATCGAATACACATTTCATGACTACAAGAAGCTGGGTGCAGACGCATCAAAACTGGCGGGCTGGATCGAAAAGGCCGGGCTGGACAAAGTGCTGAACAAGGCCGGCACCACCTTCCGCAAACTGCCCGACCAAGCCAAAGCTAATCTCGACACGACCAGCGCAATCGCGTTGATGGTGGCACAGCCTTCTCTCATCAAGCGCCCTATTGGCGAACATGATGGCGGCCTGCTGGTCGGCTTCAACGAGCCTGCTTGGAGCGCGGCGCTATTGGGTGGCTAG
- a CDS encoding antibiotic biosynthesis monooxygenase family protein, with protein sequence MYLVVFRNRKRADIDAVAYAADAARMDALARTQPGFLSFKSYTADDGEVVALSEWADEAAALAWRRVADHAAVQGKGRDLYYESYSLLAGTPSRIHHFTRVSGETDNTATSSPGAPSAASRAGT encoded by the coding sequence ATGTATCTCGTTGTCTTCCGCAACCGCAAGCGCGCCGATATTGACGCCGTCGCCTATGCAGCTGATGCTGCGCGCATGGATGCGCTGGCCCGCACCCAACCCGGCTTCCTCAGCTTCAAAAGCTATACCGCCGACGATGGCGAGGTTGTGGCCCTGTCGGAATGGGCTGACGAAGCCGCTGCGCTGGCATGGCGGCGCGTGGCAGACCATGCCGCAGTGCAGGGCAAGGGCCGTGACCTCTACTACGAAAGCTACTCCCTGCTCGCAGGCACGCCTTCGCGCATTCACCACTTCACGCGCGTCTCCGGTGAAACGGACAATACAGCCACATCATCACCTGGGGCACCATCCGCCGCAAGCCGGGCAGGCACCTGA